Proteins encoded within one genomic window of Flavobacterium gilvum:
- a CDS encoding family 2A encapsulin nanocompartment shell protein, whose amino-acid sequence MAELKKQQTALGDVAARQLAIATRSVPQMVAITPRWLTHLLHWIPVEGGVYRLNKVKDAKQIEVDCSRRDEHELPNTFVDYIDNPREYNLAAVQTIVDVHTRVSDLYSKPYNQITEQLRLAIETIKERQESELINNKDYGLLNNVAPSQIIKTRTGAPTPDDMDELLTKVWKEPGFFLLHPLAIAAFGRECTRRGVPPPTTSLFGSQFLTWRGVPLIPSDKLPIVKGKSKIILMRTGESRQGVIGLILPGLQGEQSPGLSVRFMGINEKAIASYLVSLYCSLVITVDDAIAVLDDVQIDKYHEYK is encoded by the coding sequence ATGGCAGAATTAAAGAAACAGCAAACTGCGTTAGGAGACGTAGCCGCAAGACAACTAGCAATAGCAACCCGTTCGGTTCCCCAAATGGTTGCCATAACCCCAAGATGGCTTACTCATCTTTTGCATTGGATTCCAGTAGAAGGCGGGGTTTATCGTTTGAATAAAGTAAAAGATGCAAAACAAATAGAAGTGGATTGCTCCAGAAGAGACGAGCATGAACTTCCTAATACTTTTGTGGATTATATCGATAATCCCCGTGAGTATAATTTGGCAGCCGTACAAACTATAGTTGATGTTCATACTCGTGTTTCGGATTTATACAGCAAGCCTTATAATCAGATTACAGAACAATTGCGCCTAGCGATTGAAACAATTAAAGAAAGACAGGAAAGCGAATTAATAAACAACAAAGATTATGGTTTGTTGAACAATGTGGCTCCTTCGCAAATCATCAAAACCAGAACTGGAGCACCAACCCCAGACGATATGGACGAATTGTTGACCAAAGTCTGGAAAGAACCCGGTTTTTTCCTGTTACATCCATTGGCCATAGCAGCTTTTGGTAGAGAATGTACCCGTCGTGGTGTACCACCGCCAACAACTTCTTTGTTTGGTTCCCAATTCCTTACCTGGCGAGGGGTTCCGCTGATACCTTCGGATAAATTACCTATTGTAAAAGGAAAATCCAAAATCATTTTGATGCGTACAGGCGAAAGTCGTCAAGGTGTTATAGGACTTATTTTGCCAGGATTACAAGGAGAACAATCCCCTGGATTATCTGTTCGCTTTATGGGAATTAATGAAAAAGCGATTGCGTCTTATTTGGTGTCATTATATTGTTCATTGGTAATTACTGTTGATGATGCAATAGCGGTGCTGGATGATGTACAAATAGACAAATACCATGAATACAAATAG
- a CDS encoding family 2A encapsulin nanocompartment cargo protein cysteine desulfurase, whose protein sequence is MNTNSNHIGLPNIEDLQHIANELFSALPNEFPKEISLSPDLNEHPRATKVAETLLSAGNLGGVETVFPVSNHDTLMTQAGHGMSVIPIQGGIPNQPLIPNGIPQSPPSMGGIGVSPSVGSYGNLGGMGKSPNSFSEISDPTFLEKDLNGIDTSKYHLGNGEVPYAVGTGNNVNMGEPQTSFEDLNLTKKVEPSYFPFEYGDNSFEAELKAALDMLNTGFGTPSAKDFAGLEQKNSYYFLDENPFAFDSRKPAISSVVPIQPQSRNGWVGSNFDAYLIKKDFPILNETVNGKPLIWFDNAATTQKPKAVIDRIAYFYEHENSNIHRAAHELAARASDAYEAAREKVRVFLNAGSVNEIVFVRGATEGVNLVAESWGNHKLVAGDEIIVSHLEHHANIVPWKRLADKKGLKLSVIPVDDDGQILLDEYAKMLNSKTKLVAFTQVSNALGTITPAKQMVDMAHAVGAKVLLDGAQSVSHMKVDVRYLNADWLVFSGHKLFGPTGIGVVYGKEDLLNEMEPYQSGGNMIQDVTFEEIKYHKAPNRFEAGTGNIADAIGLGAAIDYISKIGIEAIGQYEHYLLEYATHLLKQIPGVRLIGTAAEKASVLSFTLDGFTNDEVGKALNREGIAVRTGHHCAQPILRRMGVETTVRPSLAFYNTCQDVDVFIETLWRLKTNK, encoded by the coding sequence ATGAATACAAATAGTAATCATATCGGGTTACCGAATATTGAGGATTTGCAGCATATAGCCAATGAGTTGTTCAGTGCCTTGCCCAACGAATTTCCAAAAGAAATTTCTTTGAGCCCGGATCTCAATGAACATCCTCGCGCCACAAAAGTTGCTGAAACACTCCTCTCTGCCGGTAATCTAGGCGGGGTAGAAACCGTTTTTCCCGTAAGCAACCACGACACTCTGATGACTCAGGCAGGTCATGGAATGTCTGTGATTCCAATTCAGGGAGGAATTCCAAATCAGCCGTTAATTCCTAATGGTATTCCTCAATCTCCTCCTTCAATGGGTGGGATTGGCGTTTCTCCATCTGTTGGATCTTATGGTAATTTGGGAGGAATGGGAAAATCGCCTAATTCTTTCTCGGAAATTTCAGATCCTACTTTTTTGGAAAAAGACCTCAATGGAATTGATACGTCAAAGTATCATTTGGGAAATGGCGAAGTGCCGTATGCTGTTGGCACAGGTAACAATGTCAATATGGGAGAACCACAGACTAGTTTTGAAGATTTGAATTTAACAAAAAAAGTTGAACCATCTTATTTCCCTTTTGAATATGGAGATAATTCTTTTGAGGCCGAATTAAAAGCGGCTTTGGATATGTTGAATACCGGTTTTGGAACGCCTTCGGCAAAAGATTTTGCAGGATTGGAACAAAAAAACAGTTATTATTTTTTGGATGAAAACCCTTTTGCTTTTGATTCCAGAAAACCTGCCATTTCATCTGTAGTTCCCATTCAGCCACAATCTAGAAACGGATGGGTAGGGTCAAATTTTGATGCTTATTTGATTAAAAAAGATTTTCCAATTTTGAATGAAACCGTAAACGGAAAGCCTTTAATCTGGTTCGATAATGCGGCAACTACCCAAAAACCAAAAGCTGTAATTGATCGTATTGCCTATTTTTATGAGCATGAAAATTCCAATATTCATCGAGCTGCTCACGAACTGGCAGCAAGGGCTTCAGACGCTTATGAAGCTGCTCGCGAAAAAGTAAGAGTGTTTCTGAATGCGGGCTCCGTAAACGAAATTGTTTTTGTGCGCGGTGCTACCGAAGGCGTCAATTTGGTCGCCGAAAGTTGGGGAAACCATAAATTGGTTGCCGGTGATGAGATAATTGTCAGCCACTTGGAGCATCATGCCAATATAGTTCCCTGGAAACGTCTGGCTGATAAAAAAGGCTTGAAATTGAGTGTGATTCCCGTAGACGATGACGGACAGATTTTGCTTGATGAATATGCCAAAATGCTAAATTCGAAAACGAAATTGGTTGCTTTCACGCAAGTTTCAAATGCTTTGGGTACTATAACTCCTGCCAAACAAATGGTGGATATGGCACATGCTGTTGGCGCAAAAGTACTGTTAGACGGAGCTCAATCTGTTTCTCACATGAAAGTAGATGTGCGTTACCTCAATGCCGATTGGTTGGTTTTTTCGGGACATAAATTGTTCGGGCCAACGGGTATTGGAGTTGTGTATGGAAAAGAAGATTTGCTCAACGAAATGGAACCGTATCAATCTGGTGGGAATATGATTCAGGATGTGACTTTTGAGGAAATTAAATACCACAAAGCGCCCAACCGTTTTGAAGCCGGAACTGGAAATATTGCCGATGCTATAGGGCTTGGAGCTGCTATCGACTACATTTCAAAAATCGGGATTGAAGCAATCGGTCAGTATGAGCATTATTTACTGGAATATGCCACACATTTACTCAAACAGATTCCAGGCGTTCGATTGATAGGTACAGCGGCCGAAAAAGCCAGCGTGCTTTCGTTTACACTTGATGGTTTTACCAATGATGAGGTTGGAAAAGCATTAAACAGGGAAGGTATTGCCGTTCGTACCGGACATCATTGTGCGCAGCCTATTTTAAGGAGAATGGGGGTCGAGACAACTGTTCGTCCGTCATTGGCGTTTTATAATACCTGCCAAGATGTAGATGTGTTTATAGAAACGCTCTGGCGATTGAAAACTAATAAATAA
- a CDS encoding formylglycine-generating enzyme family protein → MNAKTFGFIVIILTSGFGAAFAQESKAVVVASCEAMCKASTSKKALLLQSIKSNSKESFGVSPKGMVWVAGGEFSMGTNDYLDANPVHKISVKGYWIDEHEVTNAQFSEFVAATQYVTIAERPLNPADFPGVPQDKLVPGSAVFVPPTEKVGLDNVQQWWQYVPGANWRHPSGPESSIVGLENNPVVQICYLDAQAYAEWAGKRLPTEAEWEFAARAGRPSTKYYWGSELKPNGKWEANIFQGTFPNNNTVEDGFAGAAPVKSFPKNPFGIYDLEGNVWEWCSDLYRNDYYKYSVADNPKGPLDSYDPEDPGVEKHVQRGGSYLCSDQYCIRYVAGSRGKGETTSACNHLGFRCVKDK, encoded by the coding sequence ATGAATGCTAAAACATTTGGTTTTATAGTAATTATTTTGACTTCTGGTTTTGGAGCTGCTTTTGCGCAGGAAAGTAAAGCAGTTGTAGTTGCAAGTTGCGAAGCGATGTGTAAAGCAAGTACATCCAAAAAAGCATTGTTATTGCAATCTATAAAGTCAAATTCCAAGGAAAGTTTTGGGGTTTCACCAAAAGGAATGGTTTGGGTAGCAGGAGGGGAATTTAGTATGGGAACTAATGATTATTTGGATGCCAATCCTGTTCATAAAATAAGTGTAAAAGGATATTGGATTGATGAACACGAAGTGACAAATGCTCAATTTTCTGAATTTGTGGCAGCAACCCAATATGTAACCATAGCCGAAAGACCTTTGAATCCAGCTGATTTTCCAGGAGTTCCTCAGGATAAATTAGTGCCCGGTTCGGCTGTATTTGTGCCGCCAACAGAAAAGGTGGGTTTGGATAATGTACAGCAATGGTGGCAGTATGTTCCGGGAGCTAATTGGCGTCATCCTTCGGGACCGGAAAGTAGTATTGTAGGACTTGAAAATAATCCTGTAGTCCAAATTTGTTATTTGGATGCTCAAGCTTATGCCGAATGGGCCGGGAAACGACTTCCAACCGAGGCCGAATGGGAATTTGCCGCAAGAGCGGGAAGACCCAGTACGAAATATTATTGGGGATCGGAGTTAAAGCCTAATGGTAAATGGGAGGCAAATATTTTTCAGGGTACGTTTCCTAATAATAATACGGTTGAAGATGGTTTTGCAGGAGCGGCTCCGGTAAAGTCTTTTCCGAAAAATCCTTTTGGAATCTATGATTTGGAAGGAAATGTCTGGGAATGGTGCAGCGATTTGTATCGAAATGATTATTACAAATACAGCGTTGCAGATAATCCGAAAGGACCTTTAGATAGTTATGATCCTGAAGATCCGGGAGTTGAAAAACATGTGCAAAGAGGAGGTTCCTATTTGTGCAGTGATCAATATTGCATTCGCTACGTGGCCGGAAGCCGAGGCAAAGGAGAAACAACCAGTGCTTGTAATCATTTGGGATTTAGGTGTGTAAAGGATAAATAA
- a CDS encoding YeiH family protein — protein sequence MSQKIKQFTIHEDWAVVLLGFLIIGVTLFVYLPVVPVFKWSNSTDLLNDVFSIENITIILFQFGYFISFGLLGSFLVGKSIKNFLLGFPFVYLLTVIALIIAGNTTIKEFNLEAVIFSLIIGLLIGNFFELPEWFRSALSTEFFVKIGLVLLGSSVIFSDILKAGFLGLIQALVVVFSVWYFAFWVCKKLKVDEELALMISSAVSICGVSAAIATAGAIKGDSKKLSYVISMVLVIAIPMMIFMPIIANYFHFSEEVTGAWLGGSIDTSGAVVASGSMVGEIALKISTIVKFSQNVLLGIAAFAISVYWTYAQNKSSDAVVSKPTLGVIWERFPKFVIGFIVASLVFSFLISGEVRDGVKDSLKNIQGVWFALAFTSIGLETNFKDLFDTNSKKPFYAFLIAQLFNIFLTLLIAFLLFSK from the coding sequence ATGTCACAGAAAATAAAACAATTTACAATACATGAGGATTGGGCAGTGGTTCTTTTAGGTTTTTTGATAATTGGAGTTACGCTTTTTGTTTATCTGCCAGTGGTGCCGGTATTCAAGTGGTCCAATAGTACCGATTTGCTCAATGATGTGTTTAGTATTGAAAACATAACAATTATTTTATTTCAATTTGGTTATTTCATAAGTTTTGGTTTATTAGGTAGTTTTTTGGTGGGGAAATCAATTAAAAATTTTTTATTAGGTTTCCCCTTTGTTTACCTATTAACCGTTATTGCATTGATTATAGCGGGTAACACAACAATAAAAGAATTCAATTTGGAGGCGGTAATTTTTAGTTTAATTATCGGTTTATTGATTGGTAATTTTTTTGAACTCCCAGAATGGTTTCGTTCTGCACTTTCTACTGAGTTTTTTGTTAAAATTGGATTAGTGCTATTAGGGAGCAGTGTCATATTTTCAGATATTCTCAAAGCAGGATTTTTAGGATTGATTCAAGCATTAGTGGTTGTTTTTTCGGTTTGGTATTTTGCTTTTTGGGTTTGCAAAAAATTAAAAGTCGACGAGGAATTAGCATTGATGATTTCCAGTGCGGTTTCCATTTGCGGTGTTTCGGCAGCTATTGCAACGGCCGGAGCTATCAAAGGCGATTCCAAAAAACTTTCATACGTGATTTCGATGGTATTGGTTATTGCCATTCCTATGATGATTTTTATGCCGATTATCGCCAACTATTTCCATTTTTCCGAAGAAGTTACCGGGGCTTGGTTAGGTGGCAGCATCGATACATCGGGCGCTGTGGTGGCTTCGGGGTCGATGGTTGGAGAAATTGCCTTGAAAATAAGTACGATTGTCAAGTTTTCTCAAAATGTATTGTTGGGAATTGCTGCTTTTGCCATATCAGTATATTGGACGTATGCTCAAAACAAATCCTCGGATGCTGTTGTTTCCAAACCAACTTTAGGTGTAATATGGGAGCGTTTTCCCAAGTTTGTCATTGGTTTTATTGTTGCTTCATTGGTTTTTTCTTTTCTTATTTCAGGTGAGGTGAGAGATGGAGTAAAAGACAGTTTGAAGAATATTCAAGGAGTTTGGTTTGCTTTGGCTTTTACTAGTATTGGTTTGGAAACCAATTTTAAGGATTTGTTTGATACAAACAGCAAAAAGCCATTTTACGCTTTCTTGATTGCACAATTGTTCAATATCTTCCTTACACTGCTAATTGCTTTTTTATTGTTTAGTAAGTAA
- a CDS encoding alpha-N-acetylglucosaminidase, which produces MSERYLVTKRSNYSLNVIPFIVMLFFLASNAYCKNDGNSKSALAVIERLIGNRANEFDVNIVENKNQTQSDWFEVETVANRVKIKATSNTAICYAAYNFLKDIGAVLVSWEGNRINLPKAWPKYSKKQSTPFKYREYMNACTFGYTTPWWDWKRWEQEIDWMAFHGINLPTALEGQEAVWQLLWKEYGLTDAELQAHFAGPAFLPWQRMGNINSLEGPLPQEWINKKQDIQKKIIQRMRSLGMNPVVPAFSGYVPKAFAEKHPNSKISELKSWSGGGFESTYLLDPKDPLFKEIGKRFIAIYTKLYGQSDFYLADSFNEITPPVSKEHKYEELSEYGKSIFEAINEASPGSTWVMQGWLFGDNKEFWTKEATKAFLSKVPNDKTMIQDYANDRYKVWENQEAFYGKQWTYGYVHNYGGSNPVYGDLNFYKNELTSLLKNPNKGNIVGYGVMPEGLNNNSVVYEYIYDLPWNQGQVSVNDWLHQYLNARYGKKTTASVFQAWQLLVESVYNIKYWETRWWKEKAGGYFFFKGPTEKITDFKGNPGDKQKLKQALDILNKEAKNFDKKSLYSYDVIDFSRHYNSLCIDDLLVECVSAYKSKNVTKGDELFKKIEKLALETDTMIYGQPFNTLNYWLKSAWNYGNSEAESKLYLKNAKTLITVWGGAGHLNDYASKSWNGMYKGFYWPRWKMFLQAQRDSAVNNKPFDELKVCESMKKWEMQWCESNEMF; this is translated from the coding sequence ATGAGTGAAAGATACTTGGTAACAAAAAGGAGTAATTATTCATTGAATGTAATTCCTTTTATAGTGATGTTGTTTTTTTTGGCATCCAATGCGTATTGTAAAAATGATGGAAATTCAAAAAGTGCATTGGCAGTAATAGAAAGGCTTATTGGTAATCGGGCGAATGAGTTTGATGTAAATATTGTTGAAAACAAAAATCAGACTCAATCCGATTGGTTTGAAGTGGAAACGGTTGCTAATCGTGTAAAAATTAAGGCAACATCGAATACGGCAATATGTTATGCGGCTTATAATTTTCTTAAAGATATAGGCGCTGTTTTGGTCAGTTGGGAAGGAAACAGAATTAATTTGCCAAAAGCATGGCCAAAATATTCCAAAAAACAATCGACTCCTTTTAAATATAGAGAGTATATGAATGCTTGTACCTTTGGTTATACGACTCCATGGTGGGATTGGAAACGCTGGGAACAGGAAATAGATTGGATGGCGTTTCACGGAATCAATTTGCCTACAGCACTGGAAGGACAGGAAGCGGTTTGGCAATTATTATGGAAAGAATACGGGCTTACCGATGCCGAATTGCAAGCGCATTTTGCAGGACCAGCTTTTTTGCCTTGGCAAAGAATGGGAAATATTAATAGTCTTGAGGGGCCTTTGCCGCAGGAATGGATTAATAAAAAGCAAGATATTCAGAAAAAAATTATTCAAAGGATGCGATCATTGGGAATGAATCCTGTTGTGCCCGCTTTTAGTGGTTATGTGCCAAAAGCATTTGCAGAGAAACACCCTAATTCAAAGATTAGTGAATTAAAATCTTGGTCTGGAGGAGGTTTTGAAAGCACCTATTTATTAGATCCAAAAGATCCTTTGTTTAAAGAAATCGGAAAACGTTTTATAGCCATTTATACTAAATTATATGGACAGTCTGATTTCTATTTGGCTGATTCTTTCAATGAAATAACGCCACCAGTTTCCAAAGAGCACAAATACGAGGAGCTTTCAGAATATGGAAAATCAATATTCGAAGCTATTAACGAAGCTTCTCCCGGTTCGACTTGGGTGATGCAGGGTTGGCTTTTTGGGGATAATAAAGAATTTTGGACAAAGGAAGCCACAAAGGCTTTCTTGAGTAAAGTGCCAAACGACAAAACAATGATTCAGGATTATGCCAACGACCGATATAAAGTTTGGGAAAACCAGGAAGCTTTTTACGGAAAACAATGGACTTACGGATATGTGCATAATTATGGAGGATCGAATCCAGTTTATGGTGATTTGAATTTCTATAAAAATGAACTCACCAGTTTATTGAAAAATCCAAACAAAGGCAATATTGTTGGCTACGGTGTAATGCCTGAAGGTCTAAATAACAATTCTGTTGTTTACGAATACATATATGATCTTCCATGGAATCAAGGGCAAGTTTCTGTAAATGACTGGTTGCACCAATACCTGAATGCCCGATATGGAAAAAAAACGACTGCTTCTGTTTTTCAGGCGTGGCAATTGTTGGTTGAATCGGTTTACAATATTAAATATTGGGAAACACGTTGGTGGAAGGAAAAAGCTGGAGGTTATTTCTTTTTTAAAGGACCTACTGAAAAAATAACCGATTTTAAAGGAAACCCCGGTGATAAACAAAAGCTGAAACAGGCTTTGGATATTTTGAATAAAGAAGCCAAAAACTTCGATAAAAAAAGTCTCTATTCTTATGATGTAATCGATTTTTCAAGACATTATAATTCACTTTGTATTGATGATCTTTTGGTTGAATGTGTTTCTGCTTATAAATCAAAAAACGTAACGAAAGGAGATGAGTTATTCAAAAAAATTGAGAAACTGGCTTTGGAAACAGACACTATGATTTATGGGCAACCTTTTAATACTTTGAATTACTGGCTGAAATCGGCTTGGAATTACGGAAACTCTGAAGCGGAATCAAAATTGTATTTAAAAAATGCAAAAACTTTAATAACAGTATGGGGAGGAGCAGGACATCTGAATGATTATGCTTCAAAATCATGGAACGGTATGTACAAAGGATTTTACTGGCCGCGATGGAAAATGTTTTTGCAGGCTCAAAGAGATTCCGCTGTCAACAACAAACCATTTGATGAATTGAAAGTTTGTGAATCCATGAAGAAATGGGAAATGCAATGGTGTGAAAGCAACGAAATGTTTTAG
- a CDS encoding SusC/RagA family TonB-linked outer membrane protein, producing MEKLKILLFAFFVCLSANSWAQKTEVSGAVLDEKSMPLPGANVIENGTKNSVMTDFDGKFKITVSDKNAVLLISFVGFVDQRIKIDGSRSNYQIKLISTTTSLEQVVVVGYGKGSRKNLTTAVSSVKADQLNNGVIADVGQLLQGKVAGLNVSSSGDPTKASSVVLRGASTLNSSQGPFYVVDGIPGVDISIIAPEDIVTVDVLKDAAATAIYGNRAANGVIMVTTKRGTKDKTQINYSNYFGFEKVSNQLDMMNSDQLRSFLAKNKMNFTPENDKGANTDWQDAILRPGYANSMSHNLSMSGGGEHGNYFGSITYIDKEGVMQGNNFSRVIAHLAIEQYAFDDHVKFGLNVTNSNSVYNNVPQRNSVLLQSVSHLPVSPIKNPDGTYFENFIQTGYFNPVAMINHADDDTKTNNLVGSLTTEVKLPWGFTYNLNLSYQQLNSLHGEFYDSYYQKYNSGNFYNNPDPPLVKTLMNFGVNGSALRNSYQTSNSIIESFLNWDKTFGEHKIKAVVGYSWQEDVLGDGFQATNTNFPVDNVSYNNLALGNYGAVSGYKVDFGDSRAYQKKRLISEFARLNYNYKDKYLLQGSIRRDGGSVFGSNNQWGYFPSVGGAWRIDKEGFMQNQKIFSDLKLRGSWGETGNSSGFNAYTAQFISGSLGTFYYNGQQAGAYGPNQAANPDLNWEKTATTNIGLDFSILSGKVSGSVEVYDKKTTDMIYNYAVNPALVPVGTIVANGGDMSNKGVEVSLSSTPIKTKNFSWSTTLNYSHNENKITKLTNPYFIGGDSIRRVQPDGGGQTGSTLQIFKEGKPLGQFFTLKYEGKNAAGVSQYRAKDGSLTTNPAIGVDYHYLGSAQPKFLMGWDNSFTYKRFDLNIFFRGVFGNKVFNATRADLFRPSTAMSNNILVDAGDESPSDLNAYKYSSRFIEDGSYIRLDNMTFGYDFGKVGKYIKKIRLYETVNNLFVITKYTGIDPEVEQGGTAPGVDSNNFYPKTRTFLFGLNVIF from the coding sequence ATGGAAAAACTTAAAATTTTATTATTTGCCTTTTTTGTCTGCTTATCTGCGAATAGCTGGGCACAAAAAACGGAAGTGTCAGGTGCAGTTTTGGATGAGAAGAGTATGCCGCTGCCTGGTGCCAACGTAATTGAAAATGGCACTAAAAACAGTGTCATGACCGATTTTGATGGAAAATTTAAGATAACTGTTTCAGATAAAAATGCGGTATTGCTAATTTCCTTCGTTGGGTTTGTGGACCAACGCATCAAAATTGATGGTTCAAGATCCAATTATCAGATTAAATTAATTTCTACTACTACCAGTTTGGAACAAGTAGTTGTTGTGGGATATGGTAAAGGATCACGTAAAAACTTGACAACAGCAGTTTCTTCTGTTAAGGCTGATCAGTTAAATAATGGTGTAATCGCAGACGTTGGTCAGTTGTTACAGGGTAAAGTTGCCGGTCTGAATGTTTCGTCGAGTGGCGACCCAACAAAAGCTTCTTCGGTAGTTTTGCGTGGTGCCTCGACATTAAACAGTTCTCAAGGGCCTTTTTATGTGGTTGATGGTATTCCGGGTGTAGATATTTCTATCATTGCTCCAGAAGACATTGTTACTGTAGATGTATTAAAAGATGCTGCTGCAACTGCTATTTATGGTAATCGTGCTGCAAATGGGGTTATTATGGTTACAACAAAAAGAGGTACCAAAGATAAAACTCAGATTAATTATAGTAATTATTTTGGTTTCGAAAAAGTTTCTAATCAACTTGATATGATGAATTCAGATCAATTGAGATCCTTTCTTGCCAAAAATAAAATGAACTTTACTCCTGAAAATGATAAAGGAGCGAATACCGATTGGCAAGATGCAATCCTTAGACCTGGCTATGCAAATTCAATGAGTCATAATCTTTCGATGAGTGGTGGTGGTGAACATGGAAATTATTTTGGAAGTATAACTTATATCGATAAAGAAGGGGTGATGCAGGGGAATAATTTTTCACGTGTAATTGCACACTTGGCTATTGAGCAATATGCTTTTGATGATCATGTGAAATTTGGTTTGAATGTTACAAACTCAAATAGTGTTTATAACAACGTTCCACAACGTAATTCGGTACTTTTACAATCAGTTAGCCACCTTCCTGTTTCACCGATTAAAAATCCTGATGGGACTTATTTTGAAAACTTCATTCAAACAGGTTATTTCAATCCTGTTGCTATGATTAATCACGCAGATGATGATACCAAAACAAATAATTTAGTTGGTAGTTTAACTACAGAAGTAAAACTTCCTTGGGGATTTACTTATAATCTAAATCTTTCGTACCAACAATTAAATTCTTTACATGGTGAATTTTATGATAGTTATTATCAAAAATACAACAGTGGTAATTTCTACAATAATCCAGACCCACCATTGGTAAAAACATTAATGAATTTTGGTGTAAATGGATCAGCTTTAAGAAATTCATACCAAACCAGTAATTCAATTATCGAAAGTTTCCTAAATTGGGATAAGACTTTTGGCGAACATAAAATTAAAGCTGTAGTTGGTTATTCTTGGCAAGAAGATGTTTTGGGTGACGGATTCCAAGCTACAAACACTAATTTCCCTGTGGATAACGTAAGTTACAACAACCTAGCTTTAGGAAATTACGGTGCAGTTTCTGGTTACAAAGTAGATTTTGGAGACAGTAGAGCTTATCAGAAAAAACGTTTGATTTCAGAATTTGCTCGTTTGAATTATAACTACAAGGATAAATATCTTTTGCAAGGATCTATCAGAAGAGATGGAGGTTCAGTATTTGGATCAAATAATCAATGGGGGTATTTCCCTTCAGTAGGTGGAGCTTGGAGAATTGACAAAGAAGGTTTCATGCAAAATCAAAAGATTTTCAGCGACTTAAAACTTCGTGGAAGCTGGGGTGAAACTGGTAACTCTTCTGGATTCAATGCCTATACAGCTCAATTTATTTCAGGAAGTCTTGGTACATTTTATTATAATGGACAACAAGCTGGGGCATACGGGCCAAATCAAGCGGCTAACCCAGATTTGAATTGGGAAAAAACGGCTACCACAAATATAGGTCTTGATTTTTCGATTTTAAGCGGAAAAGTGTCTGGATCTGTTGAGGTGTATGACAAGAAAACAACAGATATGATTTATAATTATGCTGTAAATCCTGCACTTGTACCAGTAGGAACAATTGTTGCCAACGGTGGTGATATGTCAAATAAAGGGGTTGAGGTTAGTTTAAGCAGTACTCCAATTAAAACCAAAAATTTCAGTTGGTCAACTACTTTGAATTACTCACACAACGAAAACAAAATTACCAAATTGACAAATCCGTATTTTATTGGAGGTGACTCAATACGAAGAGTTCAACCTGATGGAGGTGGACAAACAGGTAGTACTTTGCAAATCTTTAAAGAAGGAAAACCGCTTGGTCAATTCTTTACACTTAAATATGAAGGAAAAAATGCAGCTGGTGTTTCTCAATATCGTGCCAAAGACGGTAGTTTGACAACGAATCCTGCTATTGGAGTTGATTACCATTATTTGGGTAGTGCACAACCTAAATTCTTAATGGGATGGGATAATAGTTTTACATACAAAAGATTTGATTTGAATATCTTTTTCCGTGGGGTATTTGGTAACAAAGTTTTTAATGCAACACGTGCCGATTTATTCAGGCCAAGTACTGCAATGTCAAACAATATTCTTGTAGACGCTGGAGATGAATCACCAAGTGACCTTAATGCTTACAAGTATTCATCTCGCTTTATAGAAGATGGTAGTTATATCAGATTGGACAATATGACTTTTGGTTATGATTTTGGTAAAGTGGGTAAATACATTAAAAAGATTCGTCTCTATGAAACAGTAAATAATCTGTTTGTAATTACCAAATATACCGGAATTGACCCAGAGGTAGAACAAGGAGGAACTGCGCCAGGTGTAGATTCGAATAACTTTTATCCAAAAACCAGAACCTTTTTGTTTGGTTTAAACGTGATTTTCTAA